The Theropithecus gelada isolate Dixy chromosome 3, Tgel_1.0, whole genome shotgun sequence genomic sequence TAAGCTAAGTAACCTCAacaggaaaacacagaaagaTCAACcagagagggcagaggaggagaaaCCACCCACGAGGAAGATGCCAGGGGGCTTGTTGCCAGGATGCCGGTGGCCTGGGTATAAAGGCCACCCAAGGAAGCAGGCTCCAGACCAGCCCTGTCCTCTGTGCCCCCCACCTGTCCACACCCCATCATGTGCCACACCAGCTGCTCTTCAGGCTGCCCGATGGCCTGCCCTGGCTCCCCATGCTGCGTCCCCAGCACCTGCTACCCACCCCAGGGCTGTGGGACCTCCTGCTGCTGCTCAGCCCCCTGTGTGATTCTGCTGTGCCGGCCCCTGTGTGGGGTGTCCACCTGCTGCCAGCCGGCCTGCTGTGTGCCCAGCCCCTGTCAGGTGGCCTGCTGTGTGTCTGTGAGCTGCAAGCCTGTTTTGTGTGTGGCCTCCTTCTGCCCAACCTCCGGGTGCTGCCagccctcctgccccaccctggtCTACAGACTGGTCACCTGCAGCACCCCCACCTGCTGCTGAGTGAGTGGCCTCCTAGGACCCTTGTAGGTGTGAGGTCAGAAGCCAGCAGGCAGTCCCCACATCCTCTCACAGCAGACTTTCGTCACCTGACCAGACCACCTGCCTCCTTTGCAGCACGGTCACTAGATCCTGACCAGTGAGTCCATGTGCCTTTCTACAGTTTCCCCAGGTTCTCAGCCTGGGTCATCCACAGGGCCCTCTGCACTGTGTGACGCTGGGTCTCTTGCAAATATCTCATCAATACCAGGCGCTGAGTGCTCACCTGAGTCTGTGTGGTGC encodes the following:
- the LOC112620415 gene encoding keratin-associated protein 12-4; translation: MCHTSCSSGCPMACPGSPCCVPSTCYPPQGCGTSCCCSAPCVILLCRPLCGVSTCCQPACCVPSPCQVACCVSVSCKPVLCVASFCPTSGCCQPSCPTLVYRLVTCSTPTCC